AGCGTCTAATATTTTAGCATTTGATACCGCTACTGTCAAGTGGCTTCGGTTCCTTCCCTTGAGACGGCACCCAGCCGCACGACTTATTTATCTTAACACCCTATCTTAGTGTTGTCAACGATTTTTTTACTCATTGTCTGTAGATAGAGTTTGAAAAAGATCTAATTGTTCTTGTGCTGGCAGTTGCCCAAGGCAGCCGGTAATCTGAAGTACCTTGACCAATGGACGGGCCAATCGTCCCCGAACACGCAGGTCTTCTTGAGAGGAAAACGGACGTTCGGTCCGGGCGGCTACAATGTTCTCTGCCGCTGTTCTCCCCAACCCCGGGGCACTCATGAGCGGTGGCAGCAATCCTTGGTCTGAAATCAGAAATCTGGTGGGATGTGAACAGGCGATATCAAGAGGTAGAAAGTCTAAGCCTCGAGCAAACATCTCCCGCACCACTTCCAGTACGGTAAGCAAGCTCTTCTCCTTGGCCGAAGCGTTATTGCCTTTCGCCTCTAGCTCCGCGATTTGGGCTCGCACTTGTTCCGGCCCTTTTAATGCCAACTCTAAATCGAAATCGTCTAAGCGCACAGAAAAGTAACTGGCATAAAAAGCTGCCGGAAAATGAACCTTATAGTAACCGATGCGAACAGCCATCATCACATATGCTACAGCATGAGCTTTAGGAAACATGTACTTAATCTTGCCACAAGAGTCTATATACCATTCAGGCAAGCCTTTTTCTCTCATCAACATTTCCATTTCCGGACTGAGCCCCTTGCCTTTGCGCACACTTTCCATGATCCTGAAGGCCCAGGCCGGCTCAAGACCTTTTTGCATGAGAAATAGCATAATATCGTCGCGGGTGCAGATAACTTCGGACAACTTAGCTTCTCCACTCTGAATGAGTTCCTGGGCGTTGTTTAGCCAAACATCAGTCCCGTGCGATAAACCGGAAATTCGTACCAGTTCACTAAATGTTTTCGGTCTTGTTGCCAGTAACATTTGCCGTACGAAGCGGGTGCCGAACTCCGGCAGGCCCAATGAGCCTATTTCAGATCCAATATCTTCCGGCGTTACTCCTAAGGAGGTGACACCAGAAAAAAGTCTCATCGTCTTAGCATCATCTAAAGGGATTGATTGCGGGCTGACGCCAGTCATTTCCTCCAGCATTTTAAGCATGGTAGGATCATCATGCCCGAGTAAATCTAATTTTAACAGCCGATCGCTAATAGAATTGTAGTCAAAGTGAGTAGTGCGCACATCACTCTTTGTGTCAGCGGGATATTGAACCGGGGAAAAGTCCAAGACATCCTGGCCGGCCGGAACAATCATTAGCCCTCCCGGATGTTGGCCTGTGGTACGTCGTATCCCACACAGCCCTGCCACCAAGCGATCGATTTGGGCTCGGCGCGGTCTCAGCCCATGTGAATCAGCATAAGCCTTGACGAAGCCATAGGCTGTCCGTTCAGCGATAGTAGAAATGGTGCCGGCACGAAATACTCTGTCCGGTCCGAATAGCTCTTCGGTATAACGATGAATTTTGGCCTGATATTCTCCGGAAAAGTTGAGATCAATATCCGGCACCTTATCGCCCTTAAACCCCAGAAAAGTCTCAAACGGAATGTCTTGTCCATCTGTTTCCAAAGCAGTAGCGCAGCGGGGGCAATCTTTGGCTTGAAGATCGTAGCCTGAGCCAATGCTACCGTCAGTGAGAAACTCGCTGTAGCAACACTTGGGACAACGATAATGAGGCGGAAGTGGGTTTACTTCGGTTATTCCACACAAAGTAGCTACCAGTGAAGATCCTACCGAGCCTCGCGACCCTACTAAATAGCCATCTTCCAATGACTTCTTCACCAAACGGTGCGCTATCAAATAAATTACCGCATAACCATTGGCAACAATTGAATTCAGTTCTTTCTCTAGCCGTTGGGCCACCAAGTTGGGCAAAGGCGTTCCGTACAGTTGGGCAGCCCGCTCTCTAGCCATTTGCTCAATCTGAGCTTCAGCACCCGGAATGGAAGGTACCGACAAATTGGCCGGCACCGGCTGTACGTTGTCGATGACGGCGGCAATGGCTGCCGGGGCTTCAACCACCAAGCGATAAGCCGTTTCCTGACCAAGATAATCAAACTCTTCTAGCATCTCGGTGGTACTTTTGAAATACAACGGAGGCTGAAAATCGGCATCACTGTAGTTTTGACCCGATAGGAGGACACGTCTGAGCACTTCGTCGTTAGGATTAAGAAAATGAACGTCACCTGTGGCCACTACCGGCTTGCCTAATTGCTCCCCAAGATCTACTAGGTGTTTGTTCAGTTCTAACAATTCTTTCTCTGTGAGGCGGCCTTCTCGGATTAGAAAAGCATTGTTTTCCCGCGGTTGGATTTCAAGAAAATCATAGAAAGCCGCCCGCCGGTTAAGCTCCTCTCCCGGAGCATTAAGCAGCATGGCCTGGAATAGTTCTCCGGCTTCACAGGCCGATCCAAAAAGCAGGCCCTCACGATGTTTGAGCAGCACCGAGCGCGGAAGCCGGGGAACACGGTGGAAATACTCAAGATGCGATAGTGTAACCAAACGATAAAGATTCTTAAGCCCGGCCTGATTCTTAACTAATATGATAATGTGATATACCGGTGTTTGCTCATGCAAAGGATCAATTCCATCGTCTACCAGATATCCTTCCAGGCCGTAAATTACCTTAATACCGTAGCGGCACCCCAGTTCATAGGCTTCCGGAAACGCTTGTACCGAACCATGATCAGTAATGGCCACCGCCTGATGTCCCCATTGTGCTGCCAGTTCGAACAAATCCTCTAACCGTGTAGTGGCATCCAGTGAGCTCATCTGGGTATGTAGGTGTAGTTCAACTCGTTTCTGTTCTGCCCTGTCCCGACGTAATTTCGGTTCAATTACTTCGATTGACCGGGCCCAAACAAGCTCTTCCCCGCTAAAACGATCAAAGGTTAACTCTCCAGCCACCCGAAGCCATGTGCCTGGACTGACATCCAACGCCCTTTGCTCTTCTTCTCTCTTACGCACTAAGGTTTTCACTGTAACAGCGTCGTCTTCATCGGCCAGATCAAAAGTAACCAGGGTCTTACCTTTCTTGGTTTTGTGTATGTTCCACTTAGTTGCATATCCTTCTATTATTACACTGCTGCCCAAGTCCTCTAACGACGAAATGGGTTGAGCCACGCCGGTGATAGGTTCGCCTACTACTACGTAAGTACCGGGAGATTCTTGATCAGCCTTATTCTCTATCTCGGCTAGGCATTTCTGAAGTTCATAATCCTTGGCAGCTTCAAGTTCTTCTTCAAGATCCAGAGAAAGATCGTCATCCCAATCCACCGTTACATCAATCTGACCGTAGCCGTGTTCGGCCCAAAGGTCCCGAATAATAAGGTCAGCTTGACGCGTTTTCATTAACTGAGTGGCGACTTCGCTCCCTAAAGTAATGGTGAGCATCTCATAACCATACTCCCAAGTTGCCGTCTCTAGCCAAGATCCCATGAAGGGAAACTTCGCCCTGACTGTCTTCACGGTAACCATCCATAAATCGGCCGGGGATATCCGCTTAGTCCTCTGCCCTAACTGATTTAGAGTCACTATGGGTTTTGTGTTGGTACAAGCACGAATGCTGTTCTTAATAGTCTCAATGGCCGTCAATGGTAACAATGTCGAACCTTCCACCACAAGGTTCCACTGACTGCCGTCAATTGAAACCTCTACTTGCTTAAGCTGGGTCTTGCTCAGTAAAGCTTCTGTCTCCGGTGGCAGCTGAAATCTGCTAATTGCACGTCCCCATGACTCAATGGCTTTGGCTTCAACGCTCATCACTAGTCACTCCATATACACCTTTTACCTGCGTTAGTTGGGCTAGAACCCGCTCTAAAGACACCCCCGACGGTAACTTCAATGAAAGCCATACTGTTAGCCGTCCTTCGATAGTCCCTTCCTCCATCTGAACACCTTTGATGCTTACGGCCAGTTGCCCTAAGCACTGGCAAACTTGACCCAGTCGTCCCGGCCGATCCTCTAAGTCTAAGCGCACAACCCGCTGTTCTGGTCGAATAAAAGGGGCGAAATGCTCTAACCGTGACAGTGGGCCGAGAGCAACCATCGCCAGCACAACAGTAAAGCCGGCTCCAAGAAAGTAGCCAGCCCCGCAAGCCAAACCAATAGTTGCTACCACCCATAAACTGGCAGCTGTGGTGAGCCCGCGAACAGTAAAGCCCTCTCGTAATATACTCCCGGCCCCAAGAAACCCTACCCCGCTAACCACCTGCGCTCCTAGTCGGGCCGGGTCCGCTCCCGGTATGGCTTGTGACAACGCCATGACTAGGGCGGATCCAATACATACCAGCGTATGGGTACGAAAACCAGCTGGACGATGGGCACTTTCGCGCTCCAGTCCTACTGCTGCCCCTAATACAAAGGCTGTCCCTAATCGAATGATTAGAGTCAATTCTGCGCTCATCACATCACTTCCGACTCCGTGGCAGCTTCAGGCTAGATATTATCTCATGATACATCTTCAGACGGGCCCCGAAGCCTTTGGCTAATCCTAGCTTCTCTTCTTTCATCACATGGGTGACATCATGCCAGGGTACACGTACCACAGCAATATCTTGCTCGTGCACATATTGAGTTAATGCCACTTCAACACCGAAGCGGCTAACATCCAATTCCGGAATACTTTCCAGCAAATTACGCCTTACGGCTCGCTGGCCGGAAAGAAAAGGTGCTATCTTCTGAGCTAAATCAGTAGCCAACCGTCCCTGGGCAAATACAGCCACAGCCATCGGGGCACTGTCTGTCAACACCGGTTGTAACAGGCTCTCCACATGCTCCGGCTGTAAACCCACCAAATCAGCATCCAGCAGCACCAATACCCCCGCTGTAGTGGTCTGAACCCCGGCCAGCAGTGCCGCCCCCTTGCCCTGATTGGATGCAAGCTCTAATACCTTAACCTTAGGTCCCACTTTTCTGGCCACATCAGCCGTGTCATCGGTGGAACCATCGCTGACTACAATAACTTCTGCTATTTCGTCCACGGCACAAACGGCAGACAGCACATCCCCGATGCGTTCTGCTTCATTGTATGCCGGAATAACGGCTGCTACACGCTCCATACCTACAACCTCCGGTTACTGTTGTCGCTGTTGTTGCCGGGCCCTAAGTTCTGCCTGCACTCTAGCAACAACCTCTGCCCTATCAACCAACCAAACAGCGCCATCGGCTCTTAGCCGTATCTCGATCTTCTCGTCCTTCAGTGACCGTGGTCCTACAGTAATACGCAGCGGAAACCCCATCAGGTCGGCATCTTTGAATTTTACTCCGGCCCGTTCATCACGGTCATCAATAACCGCTTCGACACCCGCTGCCGTGAGCTGGACGTACAATTCCTCAGCTAACAGCCGCTGCTTATCGTTATTGTAATTAACCGGCACAATAGACACGTGGTAGGGCGCAATGGGCACGGGCCAAATAATGCCGTCCCGGTCATGACACTGCTCTACCGCAGCCGCCATGGTACGAGGAATACCTATGCCGTAAGACCCCATAACAATATGTCTGCTCTGACCGTTTTCATCTAAGTAGGTGGCCTTTAGAGCCGAGCTGTATTTTGTTCCCAGATTGAAAATGTGCCCTACTTCAATTCCTCGGGTGGTCTTGAGAGCCGCATGACAGTGGGGGCAGGGATCGCCGGCACTTACGTTCTTGAGATCCAACACCCGGCTAGCCGTCCAGTCACGGCCGTAATTGGCATTAACTAGGTGGGCATCAGCCTCGTTCGCTCCCACTACGGCATTGACAATCACTGTTACTTCCGGGTCGGCTAATATCGGCACGCTCTGTAACCCAACTGGACCCGCAAAGCCTACAGGCGCACCGGTTACTCGCTCTACTGTAACCGCATCGGTCAATTCTAGTTCTAAAGCGTCCAAGAAATTCTTCAACTTAATTTCATTAACATCGCGGTCACCGCGAACAGCTACCGCTACCAACTGTTCGTGATCGCGGTAAACTACCCGGTAAAGCAGAGTTTTGACCAACTTGGTGGCCGGCACGCCCAAGAAATCAGTGACTTCCTCGATACTGTGTTTAGCCGGCGTATGTGTTCTCTGCATGGTTAGTTGATCTTCCCCGGTGCAAACGGCTGTAATTGGAGCCGAAATAGCCCGCTCTAAATTGGCCGCATAATTACAGTTCGCACAGTAGACAATAACGCTTTCCCCGGTGTCGGCTAAGACCATAAACTCATGAGAACCGGTACCACCGATAGCCCCACTGTCAGCTTCCACCGCCCTAAACCTAAGCCCGCAGCGGGTGAATACACTACTATATGCCTTGTACATAGCTCTGTAACTGGCGGCCAGACCTTCCTGATCTCGGTCAAAGCTGTACAAGTCCTTCATAATAAACTCCCGGCACCGAATAAGTCCTAACCGAGGTCTAATCTCATCACGGAATTTGGTCTGTATTTGATACAACCGTTTGGGCAAGTCCCGCCAGGAATTTATTTCTCCCCGGACCAGAGCAGTAATGATTTCTTCATGGGTCGGTCCGAGACAAAAGTCCCGTTCGTGCCGGTCCTTAAGGCGAAATAGCTCTTTACCGTAAACGTCCCAGCGGCCCGATTCCTGCCATAACTCAGCCGGCTGCAAAGCCGGAAGCAAAACCTCCTGGCCCCCGACCCGATCCATTTCTTCACGTACAATATTTTCAATCTTACGTAACACCCGCCAGGCCAAAGGTAAGTAGCTGTACACACCGGCGGCTGTTTTTCTTATGTAACCTGCGCGCAGCAAATACTGATGGCTGATTACCTCCGCCTCGGCTGGCACTTCCCGTAATGTGGGTGCCAATAGTCTCGACATACGCATGGTCTATAGAACCCCCTAACGTCTAGTTTGTATCTTTCAAGCCTAATTCAGCTCTAATTTCTGCCAACAACGCTGCAGCCATTTGCTCCTCCGGCACTTTCCGGACAATCTTTCCTCGACGGAAAATCAGCCCGGCTCCGCGTCCCCCAGCAACGCCGACATCAGCTTCTGCCGCCTCTCCTGGCCCATTAACAGCGCAACCCATAACAGCAATCTTGAGTGGAACATCAAGGTCGATTACAGCCGCTTCTACTGTCTGGGCCAATTTAGCCACGTCGATCTGGCAGCGGCCACAGGTGGGACAAGAGATAACCACGGGACCACGCTGTCTAAGCCCCAGCGCCTGCAGTATTTCATAGCCAACCCTTACTTCTTCTATTGGACTGCCAGTCAGCGACACCCGAATTGTATCTCCAATACCTTCGTGCAGCAGCACCCCTATGCCAACTGCCGACCGAATGGTCCCTCGCCAAACTGTACCGGCCTCGGTAATTCCCACATGTAACGGATAATCGCACTTGTCGGCTACCAGCCGGTAGGCATCCACGGTCAGAAGCACATCCGAGGCTTTAAGTGACAGTACAATAGCGGTGTGCCCTATGTCTTCCAGCAGCTCTGCTTGCTTCAGTGCACTCTCTACCATGCCAGCAGCACTGATGCCACCATGCCGCTTTAAGAGGCCTTGTTCTAACGACCCGGCATTAACCCCTATGCGTATAGGTATTTGCCGCTCTTTAGCTGCCAAGGCAACTTCACGGACACGATCGGGCCCGCCGATATTGCCAGGATTAAGTCGTAAGCCCGCCACTCCGGCCTTAATAGCCGTGAGAGCGAGTCGATAGTCAAAGTGGATGTCAGCCACCAACGGAACAGTGGTGCCACGGCACAGTGAAATCAGGGCCTGAGCGGCTTCTTGATCCGGAACAGCCACCCGCACTATTTCGCAACCGCCCTCAGCCAATTCGGAAATCTGACTAAGCGTGCGCTTTACGTCCCTGGTATCAGTTTTGGTCATGGACTGAACGCTGATCGGCGCGCCCCCGCCAATTTTTACATCGCCCACCATAATCTGTCGACTGAGGCGGCGCGTTCTTAGCACAGCTTACACCCCCAATCCTAGGCGCTTCAGGTCTTGGTACGTTGCCAAAACTAGAAGTGCCAGCAGCAGAAGCACTCCGATTAGCTTGAAGGCTCCTTCCTGCTCCGGACCCAACCCCTTACCCCTAATACCTTCCCACGCTATCAGCACTAATTGTCCTCCATCCAATAGAGGAATGGGGAACAAGTTAAACAACCCTAAATTAACACTGAGTATAGCGGCTAGCGTCAGTAAATTGATAAATCCGGTCCGGGCAACTTCGCCTACCACCTGTACAATGCCAACCGGGCCGGCCACGTCGGTAGGCTGTCGTTGGATTACCATCTCTACCACTCGAGAAATAATGAAGATCGTAGTGCCCAAAGTCTGGCGCGCTCCATAGTACAAGGAAGCCAGGGGACGATGGGCTTTCATTGCCCTTTGAATTCCAATAACTCCACGGTCACCTTCTGGTGTACGTTCCGGCGTAAGCTCGATGCTAATGTTCCTGGTATTACGGGTCAACATTATCTTAGTTTCCCGTTCGGCTCGAGGGGCAATCTGTTCAATCATTTCCTCCCATGTCTTCACCTTTACATCTTCAATGGCCATAATCTTGTCTCCGGGCTTGATCCCAGCATTATCAGCCGGGCTGCCGGGTATTACAGCTCCCACTTCTGCTCCTGGAGTTGGCACCCCAACCAAGAAAAAGATAATTGCAAAGAGCAGTACGGCCAAAATAAAATTCATCAAGGGGCCGGCTCCAATCACCAACAACCGCTTGCCCGGTGGCTGCCGCCGGAATGAGCGCTCGTTGTCAACACCTAAATCGTCATCCTCACCTAACATTTTGACGAAACCTCCCAGAGGAAACAAGCGGACAGAGTAAACCGTTTCCCCTAAGCTACGACCCCAAAGCTTCGGGCCAAAGCCGACGCCGAATTCTTCCACTAGCACCCCTGCTCTTTTGGCCATGACAAAATGACCTAGCTCGTGAAAAATCGTCAGTAGCCCAAAAACGAATACAAACGCTAGCGCCGTACTCAAACGAAATTCACTCCTTAGCCATTACGTATCTTGCTTTGTCCCGCGCCCAGGCATCAACGGCCAGTACACTATCCAGTGTTGGCTCAGGTTGAGTCTGATGCGCCGCTATGACTTGCTCCACCACTGATGGTATCTGGGCAAAAGGGAGGCGCCCACTCAGAAACTCTGCCACCGCAACTTCGTTAGCTGCATTCAGGGCTGTTGGCGCCGTCCCGCCTATCTTCCCCGCCTGCTGGGCCAATCTCAGGCAAGGAAAACGCTCGTTATCAGGCTCCTCAAACGTCAACTTTCTCCCAGCCAGAGACAGGCGCGGCCAAGTAGCTCCCAGGCGCCGCGGATAGGTGAGAGCCAACTGAATGGGAAGCCGCATGTCGGGCAACCCCAGCTGACCAATAACAGCCCCGTCAGCAAACTCAACCAGTGAATGCACAATACTTTCCGGATGAACAAGCACCTTGATCTTCTCCAGGGGTAGACCAAACAGCCATCCGGCCTCCAGGATCTCCAAGCCTTTATTCATCAGCGTAGCCGAATCAACAGTAATTTTAGCTCCCATACTCCAATTAGGATGATTAAGAGCTTCCTGTACCGTAACTTGAGCCAGTTCAGCTTTTGAACGGGTACGAAAGGGTCCTCCAGAAGCAGTTAGGATCAGAGTCTGCACTTCTTCCTTGCTGCCGGCTTGCAAACACTGCCATATAGCCGAATGCTCACTGTCTACCGGCAAAATCTCCGCTCCGCTTATCTCCCTCTCCTGCTGAACGATATAACCTGCTGTAACCAGCGTCTCTTTGTTGGCCAAGGCAACGCGTTTCCCTGCTCGCACAGCGGCCAAGGTAGGTTTTAAGCCGGCAATCCCAACAATAGCAGCCAGTATCGTCTTGCTTTCAGTCCCGGCGGCTACGTAGGTTAGCCCCTCTTCCCCGGCTAGTACCCTAATACCCGTTCCAAATAGAAGTCGCTTGAGCTCAGTATAACGCTCTTTAGCAGCAATAGCGACCACTTTGGGGCAAAACTTGATGGCCTGCGCTGCCAGCAGCTCTACATTTCTTCCAGCAGTTAAAGCAGTAACCTTGATTTCCTCTGCCAAAGCTTCTGCCACCTGCAAAGCCTGGGTACCGATAGAGCCGGTAGAACCTAGAATTCCCAAGGTAATCACATGGTTCACCTACATTTGATTAAATTACTGAAAAACTCCAACCGGAGCAGGGACCTAAATAAAATCAGAATAAATGGCCCCACAATGATTCCGGTAGAACCAAAAAGCTTAACACCTACATAAAGAGATACTAACACTGCCAGTGGGTGCAAGCCTGTGTGGGATCCAATAATCTTAATCTGAAGTAATTGCCGAATGATGATCATGGCTAAATAGATCGACAACAGCCCTATAGCCACAGCCGGATCACCCCCGACCAAAGCTAACCCGGCCCAAGGAATGAAGACTAAGCCGGGACCCAAAACAGGAATAATATCCAGCAAACCGCTAATAAGCCCAATAAATATTGGATGGGGAATCCCCAGCAACCACAACCCTGCCATAGCTACCAGTGTGGTTATTGTAACCAGTATCAGTTGAGCCCAAACCAGCCCTACCAGACTAGCCAGCACATCTTGCATCAGCGTCTGAAAATGCTGTGCACCCTTAGGAGGTAACGTGCGCCGAACAAAATCCCCCAGTTTATCTCGATCTTTACTGACGAAATACGCTGCAATAAAACTAAGCACCAGGTTGAGGATCAAGTTGGGCAATGCTCCCAGGGATCCTAGCAACTTACCGAGCATATTGCCAACAAGACCGTACAAACGTAAAACCCCTTCCTCTACCGCCTGTAATAGAGGACCGGGTAAATGGCCATAGAAGGCTTCGGTCTGCGCTGCCCATTCTTGAAGCATTTTGATCATAGAATTGCTGTACACAGGGAGGCGGTAAGTTATTTCCTTTACATCCACAGCCACACTGGCCGAAAGCAGCACCACCACCAAAACAGTGACTGCAACTGCGCTGATTATCGTAATTCCGGTAGCCAAAGGGCGAGGGATTCGCGCTCTAACCTGCAGCAGGTTCACAACCGGCTCCAACATTAGAGCTAGGAAGGCTCCAAAAGCAAAGGGCAGAACCAGTGGCAACAGGTAACGCAAACCTAAGTACAAAATACCGAGGACAAGTGCGGCCCCTATTAAGTACAAGAGCTGCCGGTCCATATGTTTATCCCCCTCTAGCGCCACCCGCTCAAAACAAAGTAAACAGTCGGCGCAACCAACAGTAACGCATCGAATCGATCCAAAATACCACCATGTCCGGGCAAAATATTGCCGGCATCCTTTACTTTAGCCAGACGTTTCAGCGCTGATTCAACCAAGTCTCCCACCATAGCTGCGATCCCTACTGCCGCCCCCATGACAGTTGCCACCGTTAGACTAAGGCCCACATATGATGCCGCCCAAATTGAAACAGCCACACTACCACCCAATCCTGCTAATGCACCGGCCCAAGTCTTATGAGGGCTTATTCTGGGTGCCAGCCGCTGGTGTCCCAGTCGCGAACCGATCAGAAAGGCTGCGCTGTCGACAGTCCAGGTCAGGACAAAGGTTAGCACAGTAAGCTTTTGTCCCTGTGGCAAAGCTCTAAGTAGCAGCAAATAACTCAAGAGCATCGGAACGTAACAGACTCCAAGCAATGCGGCTCCGGCCTGCTCAAAACTATAATCGGCAAAACCGAACAACACCACACACAATAGCAATACTACCCCGCCGGTAAAAACCAGCCAACTGTGCTGAAGCCCTTGGACGTCAACAGTTATAAGTAGTACCGTACCTAACAGATAGCCACAACATTGCAGCAACAGGGGTACGTGAGTGAGTCGATAATACTCAAACAAACCGGCCATGGCCAAGGCAAGTACCAGCAGAAAAAAAGGCCAGCCCCCTCTGAGCGACAGCAATACGATGGCCGGAACTCCTACCGCAGCTGTAACAATGCGACTAACCACCTTAATCATCCTTTATCTACAATTGCGCCAAAACGCCGTTCGCGCTGTCGGTAATCGGACAAGGCAACCGTAAGATCCTCTTCCGAAAAATCCGGCCACAGCACTGGCGTAAAATATAGTTCTGTATAGGCTAATTGCCACAGGAGAA
The nucleotide sequence above comes from Bacillota bacterium. Encoded proteins:
- the ytvI gene encoding sporulation integral membrane protein YtvI, producing the protein MDRQLLYLIGAALVLGILYLGLRYLLPLVLPFAFGAFLALMLEPVVNLLQVRARIPRPLATGITIISAVAVTVLVVVLLSASVAVDVKEITYRLPVYSNSMIKMLQEWAAQTEAFYGHLPGPLLQAVEEGVLRLYGLVGNMLGKLLGSLGALPNLILNLVLSFIAAYFVSKDRDKLGDFVRRTLPPKGAQHFQTLMQDVLASLVGLVWAQLILVTITTLVAMAGLWLLGIPHPIFIGLISGLLDIIPVLGPGLVFIPWAGLALVGGDPAVAIGLLSIYLAMIIIRQLLQIKIIGSHTGLHPLAVLVSLYVGVKLFGSTGIIVGPFILILFRSLLRLEFFSNLIKCR
- a CDS encoding phosphatidate cytidylyltransferase produces the protein MVSRIVTAAVGVPAIVLLSLRGGWPFFLLVLALAMAGLFEYYRLTHVPLLLQCCGYLLGTVLLITVDVQGLQHSWLVFTGGVVLLLCVVLFGFADYSFEQAGAALLGVCYVPMLLSYLLLLRALPQGQKLTVLTFVLTWTVDSAAFLIGSRLGHQRLAPRISPHKTWAGALAGLGGSVAVSIWAASYVGLSLTVATVMGAAVGIAAMVGDLVESALKRLAKVKDAGNILPGHGGILDRFDALLLVAPTVYFVLSGWR